One Archangium violaceum genomic window, CGCATCCTGCGTGGTGACCTTCTTGCCCTTGTCCGGGCCAGCCACCACATCCACCGTCCACTCACGCACTTGAATCCGTGTCGAGCGGGCGTCGCCCGTCTTCGCGGTGAGCGTGACCTCCGGCCTGTCCTCGATCATTGGCGTAGACCCTCCACCCGGGCGGCGGAGGGGTAGCTCCGCCTGCGACGCGGGAGTTTCCTGTTTATGGGTCTTGGTGGGGCTTGGGCAAGCTTTAGTGCTCCCCGGGTGAGGGTATTCAAGAGAGCAGACGCTCGGTGAAGTCCCCCTCATGCCAGAGGACGCGGAGCCGATTCGGGGTGGGGGAGAAGCGCACGCGGGCGAGCGCCTGACGCAGAGCGGGGCCACCCTCCAGTCTCACGACGAGTTCATCGGTGGAGGGTTTCTCCCTGTGTGGGGCCGCTCGCACATGCAGTCTGGCCGACATCCTGGCGAGCCGCGTCAGCACGTTGGGTACAAAAGGCCGGCGGCGCACGCGCGGGCCGGTCCGGCACGTTTCACGGACCGCGAGTGAAGACAATCGTCCCCCCGGAATCCAGCTCCGGGCGTGCGCCAGCCGTCCGGTGGTCGCTAGTACCTGGCCGGCGAGTCGCTGGCCGGGAAGGACTCCTTGGACTCCTCGTCCACGATGTCATCCTCACCCCGGCCCCCGGAGCTCACCTGGGCATTGGTCTGCCCGCCGGAGATCCGGCCCGAGGCACCGCCCTTCTTGCCCACGGCCTTCTGCTCACTTCCGGCCTGGACGCCCTCGGTCCGGATCAGCCGCGCGCCGAGCAGGTTCTTCGCGCGCTCGGCCAGATCGCGCTGGGCCTCCTGGTAGTCACGGAAGAAGTCCACCAGCTCCTGGTCACCGCTCTGCTCGGCGTCCTGGATGTACTGGCCCACCTCCGAGGCCCCCTGGAGACAGTGATAGAGCACGCTGATGACGTCGTAGTTCTCGTCCTTCGTGCCCGTGACCTGTTCCCCTGCCTCTGCCATCGTCCACCTCCGTGCGTGAGGGTTTGCTCCAGGCAACCTGCTCACGGCGAAGGAGGGGTGCCCATGGGGCTCGGCGGGCCGCCTGCCCCAGGGAACGCCAGGGGGGCTCAGGCCAGCAGCGGATCGAGCCGGCCCTCGCTCTCCAGGCGGGCCAGGTCGCTGTAGCCACCCACGTGGGTGTCGCCGATCCAGATCTGCGGGACGGTCCGCTGGCCGCCGCTCATCTCCACCAGCTTCGAACGCATCTCGTCGTCGCCGGTGACGTCCAGCTCCTCGTACTTCACGCCCTTGCGCGTCAGCAGATCCTTCGCCCGGACGCAGTAACCGCAGTAGGTGGTGGTGTAGATTTTGACGGGCTTCACGCGTGTCCTCCCTCGTGTCTTCCCCCAAACTAAGAGGGAAGGGGACGCCGTGCCACCCGATGGATGCCCGCTGGCTGCCCGGAAACGCGAACGGCCCCCGATTCCACGAGGGAACCGGAGGCCGTCGGGAGAACCGGAGCGCGGCGGGTGCCACGCTCCGATGCTCGGGCGGGACTACATGCCCATGCCGCCCATACCACCCATGCCGCCCATGCCGCCCATACCACCGGCGGCGCCAGCGCCCTCCTTCTCCTCCTTCGGGCGCTCGGCCACCATGGCCTCGGTGGTGAGCATGAGGGAGGCAACGGAGGCCGCGTTCTGCAGCGCGTAGCGGCTCACCTTGGCCGGGTCGATCACGCCCGCGGCCAGCAGGTCCTCGTAGACGCCGGTGGCGGCGTTGAAGCCGAACGAGCCGGTGCCCTCCTTGACCTTGTTCACGATCACGCTGCCCTCGAGACCGCCGTTGGCGACGATCTGACGCAGCGGCTCCTCGACCGAGCGGCGGATGATGTCCACGCCGAACTTCTCACCGGCCTCGACCTTGAGGGTCTCCAGCACCTTGGAGCAGCGCAGCAGGGCCACGCCACCACCAGGGACCACGCCCTCCTCCACGGCGGCGCGGGTCGCGTTGAGGGCGTCCTCCACGCGAGCCTTCTTCTCCTTCATCTCGGTCTCGGTCGCGGCGCCCACGTTGATGACGGCCACGCCGCCCACCAGCTTCGCCAGACGCTCCTGGAGCTTCTCGCGATCGTAGTCGCTGGTGGTCTCCTCGATCTGGGCGCGGATCTGCTTCACGCGCGCCTCGATGTCCTTCTGCGCGCCCGCACCGTCGACGATCGTGGTGTTGTCCTTGTCGATGGTGATGCGCTTGGCCCGGCCCAGATCCTGGAGGGTCAGCGTCTCCATCTTGATGCCCAGCTCCTCGGCGATCATCCGGCCGCCCGTCAGGGTGGCGATGTCCTCGAGCATGGCCTTGCGACGGTCACCGAAGCCCGGCGCCTTCACCGCCGCCACGTTCAGCACGCCGCGGATCTTGTTCACCACCAGGGTGGCCAGGGCCTCGCCCTCGATGTCCTCGGCGATGATCAGCAGCGGCTTGCCGGAGCGGGCCACCTGCTCGAGGATGGGCAGCATGTCCTTCATCGACGAGATCTTCTTCTCGTTGATGAGGATGAGGGCGTCGTTCAGCACGACCTCCATGCGGTCCGGATCCGTCACGAAGTACGGAGAGAGGTAGCCGCGGTCGAACTGCATACCCTCGACCACGTCCAGGGTGGTGTCGAGACCCTTGGCCTCCTCCACCGTGATGACGCCCTCCTTGCCGACCTTCTCCATCGCATCGGCGATGATCTGACCGATGGTGGTGTCGCCGTTGGCGGAGATGGTACCGACCTGGGCGATCTCCTTCTTGTCCTTGGTCGGCTTGGCCAGGTTCTTCAGCTCGGCCACGATGGCGGCCACGGCCTTGTCGATGCCGCGCTTGATGTCCATCGGGTTGTGACCGGCGGCCACCAGCTTCGCGCCCTCGCGGAAGATGGCCTGGGCCAGCACGGTCGCGGTGGTGGTGCCGTCACCGGCCACGTCGGAGGTCTTCGAGGCAACCTCCTTCACCATCTGCGCGCCCATGTTCTCGAACTTGTTCTCGAGCTCGATCTCCTTGGCGACGGTCACGCCGTCCTTGGTGATCGTGGGCGAGCCGAACGACTTCTCGATCACCACGTTGCGGCCCTTGGGCCCCAGGGTGACCTTCACCGCGTCGGCCAGGATGTTCACGCCGCGCAGGATGGACTCGCGCGCGCGAACGTCGAAAAGAATGTCCTTCGCCATATTGGTTGATTCCTTTTGGGTAGAAAGAGGAGGAGAGCAGGGGGATTACTTCTCGACCACGCCGAGCACATCCTCCTCACGCAGGATGAGGTGCTCCTCGCCGTCGAGCTTGATCTCCGTGCCCGCGTACTTGCTGAAGAGGATGGTGTCGCCAGCCTTGATGTCCAGCGGGCGCACCTTGCCGTCCTCGAGCACCTTGCCATTGCCGACCGCGACCACGTGGCCCTCGAGCGGCTTCTCCTTGGCGGTCTCCGGGATGTACAGACCACCCTTGGTCTTGTTCTCCTCGGCCACGCGCTTGACGATCAGACGATCCTGCAGGGGACGAATCTTCACGGTTTGTCTCCTTCCGATGAGGCGCTCCGGGGTCCGGAACACCCGTTGGGGTTGGAATAGGGCTTCGGGGCCCAGGCGATTGGCACTCGTACCTCATGAGTGCTAACCACCAAGCGCGCGGGATAATAACCAGCGAAGTCGACCCGTCAAGCGAGCCCATCCCCAAGGGCCGGGTACCGCCAACCCCCCGTCACAACTTGGTTTTTCGACTCTGTCTTCCCGTGGACGTCCCATGCCGGGAGTGCGTCCGGGGGAGCCGTTTCTGGCAGTCACCCGGGTCGAGTGCCAGCGTAAGTGCCCGGAATGACTGGAGGTCTTTTTGCGGAGTGGGGGGGCCGTTGGTAACTTTTTCATGGCGTCCCCGGCCCGTTTCTTCCCCGGGGACGAGGGAGGTCGAGAGTCCATGAGTCAACTGGTGACGGCCCCGTCGTTGAAGGAGTTCTTCAAGGCGTTGTTGGAGGAAGTCATCCGGCGCCAGAAGATCGCGGTCGCGGAGACGACCGAGTTCTATCTGGTGAACCTGCTGGCCGAGTTCGCCTGCTCGGACAACCTGTTCAGCAAGGGACAGGACGGGCGCCAGGAGCAGGAGCCGCTGGCGATGCTCTACCACCGCGCGCTCCAGCAGCAGCGCGACGAGCGCATCCGGACGCTGCGGCGGCTGGGGGATGTGTCGCTCTACCAGGCCGGCTTCTTCTCGGGCGCGCTGCGCGAGGGGCCGGTGGGGCAGGACTACTACATCCAGATGGGCGGTGCGGCGTACGCGCAGGTGGCGGATCTGTCCCCCGCCGCGGGCTTCGCCGGCGTCTACCGCGAGCTGTGCTCGAAGTTCCGCGCGTTGGTGGATGTGCTCGAGGAGATCGCCGCGCGGGGGCTGGTGCAGAACGGCCCCACGGGTACCCTCAAGGTGTACGAGAGCTGGGTGCGCACGGGCAACGACCGGCTGGAGCAGGTGCTCGTGGACGCCGGGATGGTGTGGCCCAAGGGGCTGCCGAACTGAGCCGGGGAGCCACCGCATGATCAGCCGCGTTCAGGCGCACCTGGAGGCCATCTACGGGATTACCTGCGCCGCCCGGGCGGAGGGCTTCGTGGTGGACACGGAGGCCGCCGTCCAGCTCGGCGCCAGCGGGCGCGCCGATGAGGAGCTGCTGGTGCTCGCGGGGGAGGGGGAGCTGGAGCTCGCCCTCTACCTCTCCCCCTCCCTCCTGCGCCGCCTCGAGCCCTACGAGAGCGGCCCGGTGGCCTCGCTGCTGGAGCGAGAGCTGGATGGCTTCTGCCAGCTGGCCGAGGGCGTCTCCCACTTCGTCTATGTGGTGCACACGGCCGTACATGAGCGTACCGTGTCCCTATTGGAGCTGGAGGCTCAGGCGGAGGTGGACAAGTTCGCCCTGTGCCTGCTGCACCGGTGGGGGGACGGGGTCGGGGTGTGGGCGGAGGAGCTGCGGCGGCGGCTGTTCGACCGGGTATCCTACCGGGAGAGGCTGACGCCGACGGAGCGCTGGCGGTACGAGGAGGCCAATCGGCTGTCGCGCAACTTCTGTTCCCGGCTGATGAGGCACGTGGCGGGCCGGAGGCTGGAGCGGCTGTTGTCCGACCTGCGTTACGCGTACCGGTTGGGCGCAGAAGCCAAGCTGCGGCACTTCGCTCAAGTCTCCTGAACGCCGGGCGCGGGCATCGGTTACCTTGTGGGCGTCATGCCCCGTGAGGCGTCCGCCGGAGGAGTCGTTGTCCGAGAGCAGGGGAGCGAACTGGAGGTGGCCGTCATCCGGCCCCACGGTCGCTCCCTGTGGGCGCTTCCCAAGGGACACGTGGACCCCGGAGAGTCACCCGAGCAGACGGCCGTCCGTGAGGTGTGGGAGGAGACGGGCCTGAGGGCCACGCTCATCGCGCCGCTGGGGGAGATCCGCTACGTCTACCAGTTCCGCGGCCAGCGCATCTTCAAGCGCGTCCACTTCTTCCTGTTCCGCTACCAGTCCGGGGTGCTGGGAGACATCCAGCACGAGGGGCACCGGGTGGAGGTGGACGAGACGCGCTGGGTTCCGCTGGTCCGGGTCGCGGCCATGCTGGGCTACAAGGGCGAGAAGGCCATCGCCGCGCGCGCGGCCAGGATGCTGCTGCGCGCGGGGGCCACCCTCGCCCTGTCCGGGGTACGCCCGGAGGGCTCCGGGGACTAGGCGCCGTTGGCCTTCTGCTCGGCGGAGGAGTACTTGCCGGTGAGGGCCTCGCGCACGTCGCGGTCGAACTTCACCCGGCCGGTGGCGACCTCGCGCAGCGAGAGCACGGGGGGCTTGTTCTTGGAGATGTCGATGATGGGGCGGGCGCCGGCCATGAGCTGACGGGCGCGCTTGGCCGCCAGCAGCACGAGCGCGAAGCGGTTGTCGACCAGGGGGAGGCAGTCTTCGACTGTGACGCGAGCCATGGTGGAAAAGGTCCTTCGCTGGATTCTGCGGTAAGGGACTGAACCTAAAGAGTGACTCCCATCGAGTCAAGGAAGGATGGCGTCGCCCCCCGGTCCAGGGGAGGAGTCCCGGCGCCCGTCAGCCCGTATGGTAGGCTGGACGGCTCTCAACGGGGGTGCTGGTCGATGCTTGGAGTCTCATCCGAAGACACTCTGCCCCGGCTCTGGCCCTCGCCGACCCACGAGGAGGTCGACGCCATCGTGCGCACGTCGGACCCGGTCGTCCGCAACCTGCGCATCACCCAGGCGTACCATGACCTGTCGGTCGCGCTCTCCGGCCTGTTCGGGGTGAAGAATGTCAGCTGGTGCGCCCACGCCACGTGGGCCTCCAAGACGGCCGGCGGCTTCATCCGGAAGGAGGAGGTCCCGGAGCTCCTCGGGCACTTCCTGGAACGGGCGGATGCGACGACGCGGGGCTTCAGCAACCAGCCGCGTTTCCAGACGCAGACGCTGAACCTGGGATTCAGCCTTCCGACGGTCGGCCTCCAGACGGTGCTCACCCGGACCATCGAGCGCATCGCGGACGACATCGCCCACCACATCGCCCGGGGCAATGTGCTCGTCTTCGCGGAGCTCGGCCCCCTCTATGTGGAGATGCTCGCGCGATTCGGTGGCGGTGCGCCCCCTGAGCAGGACGCGTTGAACGGGCTCCTGGCGCGCCTGCGCCCCGGGCCGGTGGACCAGGGCGGTCAGGAGCTGCTCATCCAGGCCTTCACCCACTACCACCAGGCGCTGCACGCGCAGGAGCCGAAGGCCCGCGCGGAGCTGATCTTCCTGGCCAATGCGCTGGTCGGGTTCCACGAGCAGGCCCGCCTGCAGGAGGCCATCGTCGCCGCACTGAACGCCCCCTTCCGGGACGTGTTCCTGCAAGAGCTGTCCGTCTCCTTGGGACTGCGGGTCTCCCTGCGAGGTGCGTCGGGGCAGGGCCCGGGGTTGGAGGTGGGGGTGCGCGCACTCTTCGAGCCGCTCTCTCGATGGTTCGAGCGGCTGTGGCGCGAGCTGTCCACCCGGGCCTTCATGCGCATCGAGCTGCCCGACGTGGCACTCAAGCTGGGCGAGGACATCCCGGCGCTCACCGCCGAGCGGGACTTCCCCCCCGAGCTCAACACGCTCACCCACCCAGGGCTCATGGCGCTGCTCGCCCGGCTGGACCGGACCCCCAATGACACCCAGGGGAGCGCCGCGCGGGACTGGGGCAACCTGAACGATCGGATGAACTACATCGTCGATCTCTTCCGCACGCGGCAGCAGGATCGGCTCCTCTACGATCAGCCCTTCACATACCTCCAGGTGGAGTCGTTCCGGCAGGGGCGGGTGCCTCACGGGCGGCTCTGAGCCAACATGCATCGTCTCCTTCCTCTGTTCGCCACCTTCGTCCTGTGTTCCCTCGCCTGTGAGCGGAAGTCCCCGCCGCCTTCGGCTCCGGCTCCTGCCGCCGCCACCTCGGAGCGGAAGGCCCCCACCGACGAGGGGCCCATCGTCGTCGGCACGCTGGGGAGCCTCACGGGCTCGGAGGCCTCGTTCGGCACGGTGGTCCGTGACGGCATCCTGTTCGCCGTGGAGCAGGTGAACGCCGCGGGCGGAGTGAAGGGCCGGCAGGTCGAGGTCCGCTCCTACGATACGCAGGGCAAGCTCGAGGAGTCGGTGGCCGCGGCGAAGCGCCTCCTCACGCAGGACCGGGTGGTGCTCCTCCTGGGAGATGTGACGTCGTCCGGCTCGCTCGCCATCGCGGACGCGGTGCAGGCGGCGCGAGTGCCCATGGTGACGCCCTCGGCCACCCACCCGGACGTGACGAAGAAGGGCGACTTCATCTTCCGCACCTGCTTCATCGACCCCTTCCAGGGTGGCGCCATGGCGCGCTTCGCCCGGGAGAACCTGAAGCTCGAGCGCGTGGCGGTGCTGCACGACAGCAGGAACGCCTCCTCGCTCGGGCTGAGCGAGGCCTTCACCGAGGCCTTCAAGAAGCTGGGCGGGACGGTGGTGGCCGTGGAGAGCTACTCCAAGGGCGATACGGACTACCGCGCGCCGCTGCTGGCGGTGAAGAAGGCGAAGCCCCAGGCGCTGTACCTGCCGGGCTTCTACAGCGAGGTGGGTGTCATCGCCCGCCAGGCACGTGAGATGGGACTGACGCAGCCTCTGCTGGGCGGCGATGGTTGGGAGTCGGACCGCCTCTTCGAGCTCGCGGGCGGCGCGCTCGAGGGCTCCTACTACTCGTCGCACTACGCCGAGGACAACCCCGCGCCCGAGCTCCAGCGCTTCATCACCTCGTTCCGGGAGCGCCATGGCCGCTCTCCCGAGGCCGCCTCCGCGCTGGGTTATGACGCGGCGAAGGTGGCGCTCGCGGCCATCGAACGGGCGAAGTCCCTCTCGGGCCCGGACATCCGGGACGCGCTCGCCAGCACGAAGGCGCACCCGGGCGCCACGGGCACGCTCACCCTGGACGCGGACCGCAACCCGGTGAAGCCCGCGGTCATCCTCACGATTCGAGAAGGCCAGCGTCGCTTCGCCGCCGCCGTGACGCCCTGAGCTCCGACGCATCGCGGCAAGTGCGCCGAAGGCAGGTGCTCGTTTCCAACGGCGAACATCCGCACTCCGGAAGGGGATGACGGGTGGTCCGGAGTGCGGATGTTGGGATCGCACTCCGGGAGGTTTGAATGGTGGATGTCCGCGACGACGCGATGGCGTCGGAAGGCTCCGTGTCGAAGGTCGTGTTGATTGCCTCGGTGGCCGCCGTGGGGGGCTTCCTGTTCGGTTTCGACACCGCCGTCATCAATGGCGCCGTCGGCGCCCTGCAGTCGACCTTCCAGGTGGGGGACGCGGCCATCGGTCTCTCGGTGTCCTCGGCGCTCTTCGGCTCGGCCATCGGGGCGTTCGTGGGCGGGCAGATGGCGGATCTGCTGGGCCGGGTCCGGACGATGGTGGTGGCCTCGGTGCTCTTCTCCGTGAGCGCACTGGGCTCGGGGCTGGCCTTCGGGCTCTGGGATCTCAGTGTGTGGCGCCTGGTGGGAGGCGTCGCGGTGGGGATCGCCAGCGTCATCGCCCCCGCGTACATCGCGGAGATCTCCCCGGCCCATCTGCGGGGACGGCTCGGTTCGCTTCAGCAACTAGCCATCGTTATCGGCATCTTCTCGGCGCTGCTCGTGGACTACGGCATCGCCGCCGGGGCCGGCGGTTCCGCCGAGAATCCCTTCTGGCTGGAGCTCCCGGCGTGGCGGTGGATGCTCCTGTCCGAGCTCCCCGTTGCCCTCATCTATGGCGTGGGCGCCCTCATGATTCCCGAGTCCCCCCGCTACCTGGTCGCGAAGCATCGCGACGAGAAGGCGCGGGACGTGCTCCGCACCATCGTGGGGCGTGCCGCGGAGGCGAAGGTGAACGAAATCCGCCAGACGCTCTCGGCGGAGCACTCCGGCCGGTTCGCGGACCTCCGGGGGCGGCTCGGTCTGCTCCCCATCGTCTGGGTGGGCATTGGTCTGTCCGTCTTCCAGCAGTTCGTGGGCATCAACGTCATCTTCTACTACTCGAGCGTGCTCTGGCAGGCGGTCGGGTTCTCGGAGAGGGACTCGCTGGCCATCACCGTCATCACCAGTGTCACCAACATCGTCACCACGTTCATCGCCATCGCCACGGTGGACCGCTTCGGGCGCAAGCCGCTGCTCATCGTGGGCTCGGTGGGCATGTCGTTGACGCTCGGGACGATGGCGTACGTGTTCGGTACGGCCGGAGTGGACCCCGCGGGCAATCCCGCCCTGCAGGGAGCGGCGGGGCCCGTTGCCCTGGTCGCCGCCAACCTCTACGTCTTCTGCTTCGGCCTGTCCTGGGGGCCCGTGGTGTGGGTGCTGCTCGGGGAGATGTTCAACAACCGCATTCGAGGCCACGCGCTGGCGCTCGCTGGCTCGGCGCAGTGGGTCGCCAACTTCATCGTCTCCTCCACGTTCCCCGGCTTGCGGACGGCCGGCCTGGGGCTGGCGTACGGCCTCTACACGGGCGCCGCGGTGGTTTCGCTCATCTTCGTGCTCGTCTTCATCCGGGAGACCAAGGGCAAGGAGCTGGAGGAGATGTAGCCGCCCGCCGGGTGTTCAGTTCTCGAGCGAGGGCTCGTCCGGGCAGGCGTGGCTCCCTGGCTGCCCCCCGGGCGTACCGGACGGGGGCTCCGACGAGAAAAAGGGCCCGTTCCTAGGTTTGCCGCATGGACACGCGACACCCCAACCACCCCGGGGACATGGGAATCGACGCCTCGCTCGCGGAGCGGAACCGGACAGCGGACGAGATCAACGCCCGTGGCCGGGCCATCGAGGTGTTGCTGGATGCCGGTGTGCCGTTCCTGGTGGGAGGCGCCTATGCCTATGCCACCTATACGGGCATCTACCGGGACACGAAGGATCTGGACCTGTTCCCTCGCAAACGAGACGCGGAGCGGGCGCTCTTGGAGCTGGAGAAGGACGGCTGGCGCACCGAACGAGCCGACGAGGCGTGGATCTACAAGGCCTACCGGGGCGAGTACTTCGTGGACTTCATCTTCTCCTCCGGCAATGGCGTGGCCTCGGTGGACGACGAGTGGTTCGTCCACGCGAGGTCCGCCTCCGTCTTCGGCCACCCGTGTCTCGTCGCGCCGGCCGAGGAGATGATCTGGTCCAAGGCCTTCGTGAACGAGCGTGAGCGGTACGACGGCGCGGACATCAACCACCTCATCCTCAAGATGGGCAGGGGCCTGGATTGGGCGCGGCTGCTCCGGCGCTTCGACCGGTACTGGGAGGTGTTGCTCAGCCACCTGATGATGTTCCGCTTCGCCTACCCGTGCGAGCGCGACCTGATTCCCGTGTGGCTGATGACGGAGCTCATGTCGCGCACGCTCGACACC contains:
- a CDS encoding sugar porter family MFS transporter, which produces MVDVRDDAMASEGSVSKVVLIASVAAVGGFLFGFDTAVINGAVGALQSTFQVGDAAIGLSVSSALFGSAIGAFVGGQMADLLGRVRTMVVASVLFSVSALGSGLAFGLWDLSVWRLVGGVAVGIASVIAPAYIAEISPAHLRGRLGSLQQLAIVIGIFSALLVDYGIAAGAGGSAENPFWLELPAWRWMLLSELPVALIYGVGALMIPESPRYLVAKHRDEKARDVLRTIVGRAAEAKVNEIRQTLSAEHSGRFADLRGRLGLLPIVWVGIGLSVFQQFVGINVIFYYSSVLWQAVGFSERDSLAITVITSVTNIVTTFIAIATVDRFGRKPLLIVGSVGMSLTLGTMAYVFGTAGVDPAGNPALQGAAGPVALVAANLYVFCFGLSWGPVVWVLLGEMFNNRIRGHALALAGSAQWVANFIVSSTFPGLRTAGLGLAYGLYTGAAVVSLIFVLVFIRETKGKELEEM
- the groES gene encoding co-chaperone GroES; its protein translation is MKIRPLQDRLIVKRVAEENKTKGGLYIPETAKEKPLEGHVVAVGNGKVLEDGKVRPLDIKAGDTILFSKYAGTEIKLDGEEHLILREEDVLGVVEK
- the grxC gene encoding glutaredoxin 3; this encodes MKPVKIYTTTYCGYCVRAKDLLTRKGVKYEELDVTGDDEMRSKLVEMSGGQRTVPQIWIGDTHVGGYSDLARLESEGRLDPLLA
- the rpoZ gene encoding DNA-directed RNA polymerase subunit omega → MARVTVEDCLPLVDNRFALVLLAAKRARQLMAGARPIIDISKNKPPVLSLREVATGRVKFDRDVREALTGKYSSAEQKANGA
- a CDS encoding ABC transporter substrate-binding protein encodes the protein MHRLLPLFATFVLCSLACERKSPPPSAPAPAAATSERKAPTDEGPIVVGTLGSLTGSEASFGTVVRDGILFAVEQVNAAGGVKGRQVEVRSYDTQGKLEESVAAAKRLLTQDRVVLLLGDVTSSGSLAIADAVQAARVPMVTPSATHPDVTKKGDFIFRTCFIDPFQGGAMARFARENLKLERVAVLHDSRNASSLGLSEAFTEAFKKLGGTVVAVESYSKGDTDYRAPLLAVKKAKPQALYLPGFYSEVGVIARQAREMGLTQPLLGGDGWESDRLFELAGGALEGSYYSSHYAEDNPAPELQRFITSFRERHGRSPEAASALGYDAAKVALAAIERAKSLSGPDIRDALASTKAHPGATGTLTLDADRNPVKPAVILTIREGQRRFAAAVTP
- a CDS encoding NUDIX hydrolase, which gives rise to MPREASAGGVVVREQGSELEVAVIRPHGRSLWALPKGHVDPGESPEQTAVREVWEETGLRATLIAPLGEIRYVYQFRGQRIFKRVHFFLFRYQSGVLGDIQHEGHRVEVDETRWVPLVRVAAMLGYKGEKAIAARAARMLLRAGATLALSGVRPEGSGD
- the groL gene encoding chaperonin GroEL (60 kDa chaperone family; promotes refolding of misfolded polypeptides especially under stressful conditions; forms two stacked rings of heptamers to form a barrel-shaped 14mer; ends can be capped by GroES; misfolded proteins enter the barrel where they are refolded when GroES binds), encoding MAKDILFDVRARESILRGVNILADAVKVTLGPKGRNVVIEKSFGSPTITKDGVTVAKEIELENKFENMGAQMVKEVASKTSDVAGDGTTTATVLAQAIFREGAKLVAAGHNPMDIKRGIDKAVAAIVAELKNLAKPTKDKKEIAQVGTISANGDTTIGQIIADAMEKVGKEGVITVEEAKGLDTTLDVVEGMQFDRGYLSPYFVTDPDRMEVVLNDALILINEKKISSMKDMLPILEQVARSGKPLLIIAEDIEGEALATLVVNKIRGVLNVAAVKAPGFGDRRKAMLEDIATLTGGRMIAEELGIKMETLTLQDLGRAKRITIDKDNTTIVDGAGAQKDIEARVKQIRAQIEETTSDYDREKLQERLAKLVGGVAVINVGAATETEMKEKKARVEDALNATRAAVEEGVVPGGGVALLRCSKVLETLKVEAGEKFGVDIIRRSVEEPLRQIVANGGLEGSVIVNKVKEGTGSFGFNAATGVYEDLLAAGVIDPAKVSRYALQNAASVASLMLTTEAMVAERPKEEKEGAGAAGGMGGMGGMGGMGGMGM